In Streptomyces rapamycinicus NRRL 5491, the genomic stretch TCCCGGTGCGATCGAGAGAGGCCGGAATCGACCCGGCACCCGATCGGGCCTGCAGCACGTGGGCCGATTTCCTACGCTCCCAAGCTGGTGCCTTGCTGGCCTGCGATTTTCTGGAAACGGTCACCTTGTCCGGGTCCCGACTGTATGTGTTGGCGGTGATCGAGCGTGTCAGTCGACGTATCCGGATCCTGGGTCCAGCAGCCCGACGAGACGCTCCCGCAAATATCGCTGAGCTGTTCCTCGCTGGCTTCACGGCGAACCGGGCGGGTCAGCGAGCGGGTCGGGGCGGGACGCCGCTCGCGGGACTCCTACGCTCACCGTCCCGCACGCCATCGTGATCGGAGGCCCTCCCACCGCGCGCTCGAACGGCCCCGCGCACTCCGCGGGGGGCTCCTCGCTGCCGGCTCGCCTTCCCTGCCCCCGTCGCCTTTCCTCCCACTTTCCGCCGCGTGAAATGTCAACGCGCCATTCCGGGGACTTCCTTGCCGGGGCTCGGCCCACTGAGGTTCGCTGGTCCGCGGCGCCACCACCGCACCGCCTCCTCCTCTCGTGTCCGAGACCGCATGTCGTGTTCCCCGTGCGGACGGTGTGCGAAGGGGCGCCGCCCCAGTGACGGTTCGTCCCACGGGAAAGGTGAAGATGTCGGAAACAGTCGACGCGGCAGGCAGGTTGGACGTCATCGTCGTCGGAAACGGCGTTCTCGGGTTGACTGTCGGCGTGCAGTACGCCCGCGCCCATCCCGATGTCCGGGTGGCGGTCCTCGGCAAGCCGGCTCGGCAGTACGGCGCAACGCCCGCGGCCGGTGCCATGCTCGGTGCCTTCGGCGAGGTGACGGCCCATCTGCTGGCCTCGGAGCACGGCAGGAAGAAGCACGCGCTGGCCGTCCAGGCGCAGCGGCTGTGGCCGGAGTGGATCGGCGGCCTTGAGGCCGACGGCGACGGATCGGAGCGTATCCGCACCTCGGACGACACCGTGGTCCTGCTCAACACCGTGGGGCACACCGCCCTGGACGACGCGAACTTCGCCGCCGTGCTGACGGCACTGAAGGAGGCGAACGCGCCACACGAGGAGATCGAGGTCTCCTCCGTCGACTGGATCGATCCGGACCCCAACTCCCGCCCGCTGCGGGCCCTGCACATCGAGGGCGAGGGTTCGGTCGACTCCGGCGTGCTCCTGAGGGCGCTGGAGCGCTCCTTCCGGCAGGCCGGTGGCGTGATGATCGCCGCGGACGCCACGGAGATCAGGACCCGTGACGGACGTACCGAAGGTGTCGTCACCGACGCGGGCGACTTCCTGCCGGCGGGCCAGGTGGTGGTGGCCGCGGGTGCCCGAAGCCAGCGGCTGATCGCCACTGTCCCGGGCCTGGAGCACCGGATTCCGCGGGTTTACGACGGCGTCGGGGTCTCCGCGCTCATCGACACCTGGGACGGCTCGGGGCCGCCCACCGTCCTGCGCACCTCCAACCGGGCGTTCGCTTGCGGGCTGCACCTGGTGCCCCGGTCGGGTGGGTCGGTGTACATCGGCGCGACCAACGCGGTCTGCCTGGAGCCCCGGGGCGGGGCCAGCATCGAGGAGGTGGTCTTCCTCTTCAACTGTGCCATCCACCAGCTGCACCGCAGCCTCAACGGCTCGGAGGTCCGTAAGGTCCAGGTCGGCAGCCGGCCTGCCTCGATCGACGGCTTCCCGCTCATCGGCGGCACCTCGGTGGAGGGCCTGTGGATGCTCTCCGGGACGTACCGCGACGGTCTGCACCTCTCGCCGCTCATCGCCCGGCACGTCGTGTCGCTCATGGCCGGCGGGCTGGGGCTCCCGGACCTCGCGGAGTTCGCTCCCGAGCGGGATCTGATCTCCGCGTGGAGCCGGGAGGAGGTCCTGGAGGACGTGGTCCGGCACACGATGGCGACGGGCTACGAATTCCCGTGGCGGCTGCCACTTGAGTGGCCGCACATGATGGAGACGTTCCTGCGTGGCCCGTTCGCCGAGCTCGCGGACCGGCTGAGCGACACGTACACCCCGCCCGCCGACCTGATGACGGCGATTATGTTCTCCGAGCCGGAGGACCAGGAGGAGCTCATCCGGTACTACGGAAACGTGTACCGGGAGTGGCACTGACCCGGCGGCCGGGGCGCTGAGCCCCGGTCGGCCGACACGGCCACGTGCCGGGGGCACCCCGGCACGTGGCCGATCGCGTGTACGGGCGGGCTTCGACGGGGCGGAGGGGCGAACGATGGCGACACTGACGGTGGGCGGTGGGCGGCAGGTGCGCTATCGGCGGGCGGGCAGCGGCCCGCCCGTGGTACTCGTCGCCGCGGGCGGGCCGGGCGACTTCTGGCAGGCCCACCAGGTACCCGCGCTGGCCGCCGTCGGCTATGAGGCGATCACCCTCGAACTGCCGGAGGCCGCCGGGCCGCGGGACGAACTGACCGCGCTGCTGGCGGACTCCGTCGAGCTGCTGGGCACCGGGCCGTGCGGACTCGTCGGATTCTCCTTCGGCGCGCAACTCGTCCAGGGGCTGCTCGTCCACCGCCCGGACCTGTGGACGCGGGCGGTACTCGTGGCGACCCGGGGCCGACCGGACCCGGTGGGCGGCGCCCTGCTCCGCGCGGAGCGCGCGCTGCATGCGGCCGGGGCCCAACCGCCGCCGCCCTACCAGGCGTTCTTCCAGGCGGTGCTGCACCTCGGGCCTCGCACCTGGGAGCGGGAGGGCGAGATCCTGGACTGGCTGGACCTGTTCGAGGCCGGCGCGAGGACCGGCGGCGTACCCCCGGAACCGCCTGGCGACCAGGCCGACCAGCTCGCCGGGCTGCACGGGGTGACGGGCCCGGTCCTCGTCCTGGGCTTCCAGTACGACATCGTGGCCCCTCCCCGGCTGGGCCGCGAGGTGGCCGAGGCACTGCCGGCGGGCCGTTACCGGGAGATCCCCGACTGCGGCCACTACGGCTGCCTGGAGCGGCCCGGCACAGTCAACGAGGCGATGGTGGGGTTCCTCAGCGCCCCGGTCCCGCGCTGAGGAGGGGCCGGGGCCGTCGTTCCGTGCTCAGCTGCCCGCCTCCGGGCCGCCCCCGGCCGCGGTCCACGACCGCCATAGCCGAGCGTACGCGCCGTCCTTCTCCAACAGCTCCTGGTGGCTGCCGAGTTCGACGATCCGACCGGACTCCATGACGGCGATCAGATCGGCGTCCTGTACGGAGTCGAGCCGGTGCACGATCGAGATGACCGACCGCCCGGCGAGCAGCGCGGCCATGGACCGCTCCACCTGGCGGGAGGCGGTGGGTTCCATGAGGGCCGTGGCCTCGTCGAGGACCAGGGTGTGCGGGTCGGCGAGCAGCAGCCGGGCAAGGGCGATCTGCTGGGCGGTGACGGCCGGTACGTCTGTTTCCCCGGTGGCGACCGGGGAGCCCAGCCCGTCGGGCAGCTTGCGTGCCCACTCCTCCAGGCCCACGGTCCGCAGGGCGGCCCACAGCTCCTCGTCGCCCCAGGTGTCGTCGTCCGGCCCGGTCCTGCCGCCGGGGCCGCGCCGTTCCGGCAGGGTCAGGTTGTCCCGGACGCTGCCCGCGAAGACGTGGTTCTCCTGGGTGACCAGGGCGACCTCGCCGCGCAGGGTGCCGATCGACATCGCGCTCACCGGGGCGTCCCCGATCTCCAGCACGCCCGCCGTCGGGTGGTGAACCCCCGCCAGCAGCTTGCCGAGCGTCGACTTGCCGGCCCCGGAGGTGCCGACCACGGCGATGCGCCCGCCGGGCGGGATGTCGAGGTCGATGCCGTGGAGGACTTCGCGGCCGGCGTCGTAGCCGAACCGTACGCCACGCAGCCGGATCCGACGGCCGGTCGGTACCGCGCCGGTGTCGGACCGCTCCACGGGAAGGCGCTCCACGCCCAGGATGCGCCGGAGCGCCGCGCTGCCGACCTGGAGTTCGTCGGTCCAGGAGAGCAGTTCGACCAGGGGTCCGTTGAGGCTCTGGAGATACAGCACCATGGCGGTGATCTCGGCCAGCCCCACCCGGCCGTCGCG encodes the following:
- a CDS encoding NAD(P)/FAD-dependent oxidoreductase — translated: MSETVDAAGRLDVIVVGNGVLGLTVGVQYARAHPDVRVAVLGKPARQYGATPAAGAMLGAFGEVTAHLLASEHGRKKHALAVQAQRLWPEWIGGLEADGDGSERIRTSDDTVVLLNTVGHTALDDANFAAVLTALKEANAPHEEIEVSSVDWIDPDPNSRPLRALHIEGEGSVDSGVLLRALERSFRQAGGVMIAADATEIRTRDGRTEGVVTDAGDFLPAGQVVVAAGARSQRLIATVPGLEHRIPRVYDGVGVSALIDTWDGSGPPTVLRTSNRAFACGLHLVPRSGGSVYIGATNAVCLEPRGGASIEEVVFLFNCAIHQLHRSLNGSEVRKVQVGSRPASIDGFPLIGGTSVEGLWMLSGTYRDGLHLSPLIARHVVSLMAGGLGLPDLAEFAPERDLISAWSREEVLEDVVRHTMATGYEFPWRLPLEWPHMMETFLRGPFAELADRLSDTYTPPADLMTAIMFSEPEDQEELIRYYGNVYREWH
- a CDS encoding alpha/beta fold hydrolase; translation: MATLTVGGGRQVRYRRAGSGPPVVLVAAGGPGDFWQAHQVPALAAVGYEAITLELPEAAGPRDELTALLADSVELLGTGPCGLVGFSFGAQLVQGLLVHRPDLWTRAVLVATRGRPDPVGGALLRAERALHAAGAQPPPPYQAFFQAVLHLGPRTWEREGEILDWLDLFEAGARTGGVPPEPPGDQADQLAGLHGVTGPVLVLGFQYDIVAPPRLGREVAEALPAGRYREIPDCGHYGCLERPGTVNEAMVGFLSAPVPR
- a CDS encoding ABC transporter ATP-binding protein, whose protein sequence is MTTTRTADANPLAPPADEQPGTRLPLARQQEVHHWFWTFVRGNSGRITAMLTLFGLALGTGLVGPRLLGYLVESVQRSTTTWRVDMVALVLVAVLAVQALLTRAAQVQTTLLGEKVLAETRESFVRRVMRLPLGTVESVGTGDLLSRATSDVDRLNEGIRLAMPRILMAAVTLALTVVAMLLTSPLLSLLLLTGLPFAVFSTRWYRPRATRGYEELLKDEAEVLTSTHETVRGAASVEALGLARRRIDHHGSAVARVVRHRRRITGLQTVWYPSLDLATMVPMAFTLLAGGAAYRDGRVGLAEITAMVLYLQSLNGPLVELLSWTDELQVGSAALRRILGVERLPVERSDTGAVPTGRRIRLRGVRFGYDAGREVLHGIDLDIPPGGRIAVVGTSGAGKSTLGKLLAGVHHPTAGVLEIGDAPVSAMSIGTLRGEVALVTQENHVFAGSVRDNLTLPERRGPGGRTGPDDDTWGDEELWAALRTVGLEEWARKLPDGLGSPVATGETDVPAVTAQQIALARLLLADPHTLVLDEATALMEPTASRQVERSMAALLAGRSVISIVHRLDSVQDADLIAVMESGRIVELGSHQELLEKDGAYARLWRSWTAAGGGPEAGS